From Apilactobacillus bombintestini:
TTGTGGATAAAATAACATGTGATAACCAAGAAATTGAAGTTACAGATTTAGTAGATAGTGATTTTGCCGACTATTATGAAATGCTAAGTGATCCAGTAATGGCTAAAAAGACGGGCTTTGAACCTGTTGAAGATGAAAAAAAGGCTAAAATGTTATTTGCTTCAGAAAATGATACTAATAAAACTTTTGGGATTCGGTTAATAACTAGTGGAAAACTCATTGGTATTATTAACGTTTTTCCGGAAATTGGGGATAACTTCGAACCTGATTTTAAAAATGTGGAATTAGGTTACTTTATGCACAGTAGTTATCAACAACGTGGATATATGACTGCTGCATTAAAAGCAGTTATTCACCAATTAACTGTGCCTGAAATCATTGAAGCTACAGTAGATAGTAGTAATTATCCTTCACAAAAGGTATTACATAAGCTAGGTTTTAAACAGGTGGATAAGTATGATAATGATTTAGTTTTTGAATTATCCACCAAATGATGTTGTCTTTAATATACAATTGTTATATAATTACTGAGTAAATCTAAGAAGAGGCGCAACTGACAAGAGTAGCCATTCGGAATCGATAAAGCGGTAACGATGGATGGTAAAAGGGGATGTTGCCGAAACTAACGGTTACTTTATTAACTGAAGTGTTGGGGTCCAATTTAATAGATTGGAAACTGTCGTAGTTTTTAACTACGGAGTGCTTTTATGATCAATAATTAAAGCAATTAATTAAGGTCTCTTCTTTTTGTTAAGAAGAGATTTTTTAGTTATTTTTCTGATGGCACCTCTTAGAAATTTTTGAAGAGGGTGACATATACATGAGTGAGAACTCAAATAACAAGGTAAAGAGAGGCTTAAAGACTAGACATGTCTCCATGATTGCCTTAGGGGGATCAATTGGAACGGGTCTATTCGTTGCATCCGGTTCAGTTATTAGTCAGGCTGGACCTGGTGGTGCCTTAGTTGCTTACCTATTAATGGGCCTTATGGTCTACTTTTTAATGACTAGTTTAGGAGAAATGGCAACCAACACACCAGTTTCTGGTTCATTTGCTGTTTATTCTTCTAAGTACGTAGATCCAGCATTAGGATTTGCGATGGGTTGGAACTATTGGTTTAACTGGGCAATTACCGTGGCTGTGGATATTAGTACTGCAGCGCTAGTTATGAAGTTCTGGCTACCGAATATGCCTAGCTGGATATTTAGTGCGATTACTTTAGCGCTAATCTTATTAATCAATGCATTGTCTGTAAAGGCATTTGGTGAAACTGAATTTTGGATGTCATTGATTAAAGTTATTACTATTTTCGTTTTCTTAGCTGTAGGTGTTTTAACTATTTTTGGAATTATGGGTGGCCATTTTATTGGTTTAAGTAATTTCACTTATCATAAGGCACCTTTCGTAGGTGGTATTCCTATGATTCTATCAGTATTCGTGGTTGCTGGATTCTCATTCCAAGGAACTGAACTGGTAGGAATTACAGCTGGTGAATCCGATGATCCTAGTGAAGCCGTTCCAAAGGCTATCAAGGATGTATTTTGGAGAATCATTTTATTCTATATTTTAGCTATTATTATTATTGGAGCTATTATTCCATATACTAGTTCTGATCTATTAGGTTCTAGTGCTACTGATGTAGCTATTAGTCCATTTACAATTGTATTTAAGCGTGCTGGATTAGCTGCTGCAGCTTCAGTAATGAATGCTGTTATCTTAACTTCAGTTATTTCTTCAGCTAACTCCGGAATGTACGCATCTACTAGAATGTTATATTCTATGGCACATCAAGGTTACGCACCTAAGATTATGGGTACCACCAACCGTCGTGGTATTCCGGTAGCTGCATTAGTTGCTACTACGGTAGTTTCATTAATTACCTTTATTACTAGTGTGGAAGGACCACAAATTTATCTATGGTTAGTGGCCGCTTCTGGTTTAACTGGATTTATTGCTTGGGTAGGAATTGCTCTATCTCACTTCCGTTTCAGAAGAGCGTTCATCAAGCAAGGACATAGTTTGGATGAATTGAAGTATCATGCTACTTGGTTCCCAACTGGTCCGGTAATTACTTTGATTCTATGTATTTTAGTTATTTGTGGACAAAACATTTCTGCATTTGCTAACTTCGATTGGAAGCAAATTGGAATTACCTATATTTCAGTGCCACTAGTATTGATCTTATACATTGCTTATAAGATTAAGAAGAAGACTCATTTAGTTCCATTAGATAAGATGGATGTTTCACCAAGTAACGTAAATGTGGAAGATAAAAAATAAATAGAGAAGGGATGCTGATTTATCAGCATCTTTTTTCATAAAGAAAAATTTGTTAATGTAAGAATAGCTAGGCTGTATTAAAATAGTTATTACAAACGAACATGAAGGAGAAATAATAATAAATTATGATAGTACTTGCAGGAACAATTGGAGCAGGAAAGACTTCACTAACTAAGCTTTTATCTAAGCACCTACATTCTAAGGGATATTATGAATCAGTAGATGATAACGAAATTCTACCTTTGTTTTATAAAGACCCTAAGAAGTATGCATTTTTATTACAAATCTATTTTTTAAATACTCGTTTGAATAATATAGAAAAAGCTCATAACGAAAAATTAAGTGTTATGGACCGTTCTATATATGAAGATTCTTTATTATTTAGATTAAATGCAGATATGAAACGTGCTACTTCAACTGAAGCAGATATTTATGATTCATTACTTCAAAACATGATGGAAGAAATTCCTGGTTCCACTGATCAAAAGAACCCCGATTTATTAATTCACATTAATATCTCTTTTGATACTATGTTAAAACGTATTAAGAAACGTGGTAGAAGCTTTGAACAAGTGGATACTGATCCAGAATTATATAATTACTATCGTGATTTAAACCAACGCTATAAAGATTGGTATGACAAATATGATTACTCTCCTAAGATGCAAATTGATGGAGATAAGTATGATTTCATCGAAAATGAAGACGACTTACAAAAAGTTTTAGAATTAATTGATAAAAAAATTGCAGAATTACACTTAAAATAGTTGCCTAACGTAATTTTTTGTAATACTATTGAGTCAATAAATAAACGCAATGTGTGTTTTAAGTAGACTATGTAGAGATGCGATGGTTGGTGAAAATCGCTGGTCGAAATTCCGGCACGCGAAAAAGCGGGTAGGTAATGCTACACGGTAACAAGTGACCGTTATCACTTAACGAGTGTTTAGCTTTTGCTAAGAACTTGGGTGGTACCGCGAAAAGAAGACCTTCGTCCCAATGGATGAGGTCTTCTTTTATTTTATTTAAGTGGAGGTTATTGCAATGTTAGATATGAAAATGATTCGCCAAAATCCCGACTGGATTAAAGAAAAGCTAGCAACTAGAAATATTAAACCAGAAACTATCGATGAATTAATTGGT
This genomic window contains:
- a CDS encoding GNAT family N-acetyltransferase; translated protein: MDKITCDNQEIEVTDLVDSDFADYYEMLSDPVMAKKTGFEPVEDEKKAKMLFASENDTNKTFGIRLITSGKLIGIINVFPEIGDNFEPDFKNVELGYFMHSSYQQRGYMTAALKAVIHQLTVPEIIEATVDSSNYPSQKVLHKLGFKQVDKYDNDLVFELSTK
- a CDS encoding amino acid permease; translated protein: MSENSNNKVKRGLKTRHVSMIALGGSIGTGLFVASGSVISQAGPGGALVAYLLMGLMVYFLMTSLGEMATNTPVSGSFAVYSSKYVDPALGFAMGWNYWFNWAITVAVDISTAALVMKFWLPNMPSWIFSAITLALILLINALSVKAFGETEFWMSLIKVITIFVFLAVGVLTIFGIMGGHFIGLSNFTYHKAPFVGGIPMILSVFVVAGFSFQGTELVGITAGESDDPSEAVPKAIKDVFWRIILFYILAIIIIGAIIPYTSSDLLGSSATDVAISPFTIVFKRAGLAAAASVMNAVILTSVISSANSGMYASTRMLYSMAHQGYAPKIMGTTNRRGIPVAALVATTVVSLITFITSVEGPQIYLWLVAASGLTGFIAWVGIALSHFRFRRAFIKQGHSLDELKYHATWFPTGPVITLILCILVICGQNISAFANFDWKQIGITYISVPLVLILYIAYKIKKKTHLVPLDKMDVSPSNVNVEDKK
- a CDS encoding deoxynucleoside kinase, with product MIVLAGTIGAGKTSLTKLLSKHLHSKGYYESVDDNEILPLFYKDPKKYAFLLQIYFLNTRLNNIEKAHNEKLSVMDRSIYEDSLLFRLNADMKRATSTEADIYDSLLQNMMEEIPGSTDQKNPDLLIHINISFDTMLKRIKKRGRSFEQVDTDPELYNYYRDLNQRYKDWYDKYDYSPKMQIDGDKYDFIENEDDLQKVLELIDKKIAELHLK